The following nucleotide sequence is from Candidatus Trichorickettsia mobilis.
CCAATTCTAATGGATTTAGCAAGTTTGATTCTGTCAAGTCAAAATCAGTTTTTATCTTTACCAGCAATTATACCTCAAGTAAAAGATGATTATTTTATACCGTTATCTTTTGCTCAACAGCGTCTTTGGTTTCTAGATCAACTTTTGCCTAATATAGCTCTTTATAATATACCAATAGCCTTAAGATTTAGAGGATTTTTGGATGTTTTAGCATTAGAAAAAGCACTAAATGCCTTAATTAGAAGACATGAATCGTTAAGAACTATTTTTCCTATTAAAGATGGAGAAGCTTATCAAATCATTTTGCCTGATCTTGTTCTTGATATAAAAAATAATACTATAGATTTAAGTATGCTAGAAGAAGATAAGCAACGAGTTATGGCAAATAATTTTGCAGAAATAGAAGCTAATTATGTTTTTAATTTAACTAGTGGTCCCTTGGTCAGGAGTAAATTATTAATTTTGTCAACTGATGTGCATATATTCCTAATGACTGTACATCATATAATTTTAGATGGTTGGTCAACTGCTATAATATTTAAAGAATTGTCTATTTTATATAATTCTTATTTATTAAGAAAAGAAATATTGTTACCTAAATTATCTGTTCAGTATGCTGATTTTAGTATTTGGCAAAGGTCTTATGTCACGGGAGAAGTATTAGAACGTCAGTTAGATTATTGGAAGCAGCAATTAGCTGATATTCCGGTAAACTTAAATTTACCAACAGATAAAATCAGACCAAAGGAATTAAATTATAAAGGAAAGAATTATCGCTATAATATTTCGAATGATACTAGAGACCAGTTAAGAAATTTAGCAGAATTGCATCAAGTATCTTTATTTATGGTATTGCTCAGTACTTTTAAAATACTTTTACACAAATATACAGAGCAAAATGATATTATAGTTGGTTTTCCTACATCAGGTCGTGGACGTCAAGAAATTGAAGGAGTAGTGGGATTTTTTGTTAATACTCTTGTTTTAAGAACAATTTTTCAAGAAAATGATACTTTTATCGACATTATTAATAAAGTTAAAGATACGATATTCCAAGCTTATCAAAATCAGGATATACCTTTTGAAAGACTAGTTGATAGTTTAAATATTCCTAGAGATATTAATATTAATCCAGTATTTCAAGTTATGTTTTCTTTTGAGAATACAACTGAAAAAGATTTTTTATCACTTGATGGTTTAAAGTTTGAACCTTTTTATTCTACTTACCCAATTGCAAAATTTGATCTAAGTTTTAACGTTTTAGATACTCATGATGGTCTTTATCTATCAATTGAGTACTTAGAAGATTTATTTGAAGATATTACAATTATTTATATGGCTGAGCATTTTAATAATTTAATAACCAAAATTTTACAAGAAGTTAATCGACCAATAGAAAAATTATCATTTTTAACAAACAGTGAGTTAGAATTAATAAACAAATGGAATAATACTGATACTCTTTATTTAGAAAACACATGTTTTAGTCAACTGTTTGAAGAACAAGTTAAAAGAACACCAAATAATATTGCGGTAACTTTTAATGGTAGTGCATTAACTTATAAGGAATTAAATGATCAAGTTAATCGATTATCTAATAATTTAGCTAACAAAGGTATTGCTCCTGAACAGATTATAGTTGTTTTACAAGAAAGAAATATAGAATACCTAATATCTATACTTGCTATACTTAGATCAGGAGCTGCATTCTTATCTATAGATCCTAAAAATCCAATTCAAAGAATAAGCATGATTATAAATCAAAGTTTATCTTCTTATGTATTATATCATGGTTCTATCAAAAATAAATTATGTTTAGATACTTTAAAATCTAGTTTACCTCTCTCGTCTAAATTTCTTTTATTTGAAGATTTAATAATGAAAGAATGTGATGTTAAACCACAGTTTACATTTATTCCACATAGCCTTACTTATGTAATTTATACATCTGGATCTACGGGAACACCTAAAGGAGTGATGATTGATCAGAAAGGTTTTATTAACCATGTATATGCAATGATAGAAAACTTGGACATAACAGAAAAAGACGTTATGATTCAAAATGCTTCTCAAAGTTTTGATATTTCTGTTTGGCAATTACTCACAGTACTTTTAGTAGGAGGAAAAGTTGTTATTGTCAGTGATGAAGATGCTATGGATCCAGTAAGATTAATTCAAAGAAGTAAAGGCGCCACTATTTTACAAGTTGTTCCATCAATGCTAAGAATGATAGTAGATCATTTAATGGTATTACCTAATGATCTCTTAAAACTACGGTTTATTCTTGCTACCGGAGAGATAATCTCAAAAGAATTATCAGAAAAATGGATTAACTATAATTCTAATATTTCTTTAATTAATGCTTATGGTCCCGCAGAATGTTCAGATGATGTTACTCTGTACAAAATAGATTTAGCTGCGATAAATAGGTTGCATAATGTTCCTATAGGAAAACCAATCATGAATACAAAAATTTATGTTCTTGATAAAGCTATGAATTATTTACCTATAGGAGTTTATGGAGAGATTTATGTTAGTGGTTATGGTGTAGGAATAGGATATTTAAATGAGCCAGAAAAAACTTCTGAGGTTTTTATTGCTAATCCTTTTGTCATTGATGATACTAATAATCGATACTTGCGTCTTTATAAAACAGGTGATATAGGGCGTTATTTGCATAATGGGAATATAGAATATTTAGGAAGAATCGATGATCAAGTCAAAATGAGAGGTTTTAGAATAGAGCTTGGTGAGATAGAAAATGTTTTAAATAAACATCTTGCTGTTAAACAAAGTATCGTGCTGTTAAAAGGAGATGTGTTAGTAGCATATGTTGTATTAAGAGAAAATTCACAAGATGTAGTAGAATCTTTCACTGATAATTCAGGTAAAAAGTTTAATATTTTAATTGTAGAGCCAAATTTCAGTGAAAATTTAAAATCTGATTTAAATATATCTTTACCACAATATATGGTGCCTACATTTTTTGTCTATTTAGATAGAATTCCAGTAACAAAAAATGGAAAAATAGATAAAAAATCTTTACCAGTTGTTAATTTGAGTTTAGTTACAGAAACTTATGTTGCACCAAGAAATAGTGTAGAAGTTGAATTATGTGAGATTTGGATGGAAATACTAAAACTTGATAAAGTAGGTATTTATGATTCCTTTTTCAAGCTAGGTGGGCATTCTTTACTAGCCACACAAATAATTTCTCGAATTAAACGTCGACATAATATTGATATTGCCTTAAAATCTATTTTTGAATATCCTAAACTAATTGATTTAGCTAATTTAGTAACGACAAGCCAAACTAATACAATAGAGCTGTCTATTCAGCCTCAAGAAAAAGAGAGATTTATCCCCTTATCTTTTGCGCAACAACGTCTTTGGTTTCTTGATCAGATGTTATCTGGTAGTGCAATTTATAATATTCCAAT
It contains:
- a CDS encoding non-ribosomal peptide synthetase, with protein sequence LTSNGKLDHKALPDPEVQNQDSYIAPRTELEKQLCDIWAQVLKLEKISITDNFFKLGGHSLFAMQVISRISYIYNIDIPLRIIFENPILMDLASLILSSQNQFLSLPAIIPQVKDDYFIPLSFAQQRLWFLDQLLPNIALYNIPIALRFRGFLDVLALEKALNALIRRHESLRTIFPIKDGEAYQIILPDLVLDIKNNTIDLSMLEEDKQRVMANNFAEIEANYVFNLTSGPLVRSKLLILSTDVHIFLMTVHHIILDGWSTAIIFKELSILYNSYLLRKEILLPKLSVQYADFSIWQRSYVTGEVLERQLDYWKQQLADIPVNLNLPTDKIRPKELNYKGKNYRYNISNDTRDQLRNLAELHQVSLFMVLLSTFKILLHKYTEQNDIIVGFPTSGRGRQEIEGVVGFFVNTLVLRTIFQENDTFIDIINKVKDTIFQAYQNQDIPFERLVDSLNIPRDININPVFQVMFSFENTTEKDFLSLDGLKFEPFYSTYPIAKFDLSFNVLDTHDGLYLSIEYLEDLFEDITIIYMAEHFNNLITKILQEVNRPIEKLSFLTNSELELINKWNNTDTLYLENTCFSQLFEEQVKRTPNNIAVTFNGSALTYKELNDQVNRLSNNLANKGIAPEQIIVVLQERNIEYLISILAILRSGAAFLSIDPKNPIQRISMIINQSLSSYVLYHGSIKNKLCLDTLKSSLPLSSKFLLFEDLIMKECDVKPQFTFIPHSLTYVIYTSGSTGTPKGVMIDQKGFINHVYAMIENLDITEKDVMIQNASQSFDISVWQLLTVLLVGGKVVIVSDEDAMDPVRLIQRSKGATILQVVPSMLRMIVDHLMVLPNDLLKLRFILATGEIISKELSEKWINYNSNISLINAYGPAECSDDVTLYKIDLAAINRLHNVPIGKPIMNTKIYVLDKAMNYLPIGVYGEIYVSGYGVGIGYLNEPEKTSEVFIANPFVIDDTNNRYLRLYKTGDIGRYLHNGNIEYLGRIDDQVKMRGFRIELGEIENVLNKHLAVKQSIVLLKGDVLVAYVVLRENSQDVVESFTDNSGKKFNILIVEPNFSENLKSDLNISLPQYMVPTFFVYLDRIPVTKNGKIDKKSLPVVNLSLVTETYVAPRNSVEVELCEIWMEILKLDKVGIYDSFFKLGGHSLLATQIISRIKRRHNIDIALKSIFEYPKLIDLANLVTTSQTNTIELSIQPQEKERFIPLSFAQQRLWFLDQMLSGSAIYNIPIALSLSGSLDINAFEQSLNFLLERHESLRTIFPNNYGKPYQVILPNLYINIANNTIDLSHLKEAEQQAKVDNLVESEASFVFNLTEGPLIRVKLIILAPEKYVFLLTMHHIIGDGWSTTIIFEEISLCYNAYRLGKQVLMKALPIQYTDFSIWQRSYLQGEVLKKQLDYWKQQLSDIPGFLELATDKIRPRELTYKGCNYHYHLSNEVKNKLKILAGQQEVSLFMILLAAFKILLYKYTGQKDIVVGTPSAGRQYSEIERVVGFFINTLVLRTSFDFNNDINFIDILNKIKEKILQADQNQDIAFEQIVDSLNIDRVTNRNPIFQVWFTFEGIDEGKTLSLDQVKTNTLYSSYAVAKFDLSFGTYESPDGIGIAINYSTDLFHHDTIKNLAEHFGKLIHDILKNPYQNINLYSLLIPEEVKKLLFEWNSTEVVYPVRCIHELIEEQVAKTPDNIAVVY